The following proteins are encoded in a genomic region of Sebastes fasciatus isolate fSebFas1 chromosome 14, fSebFas1.pri, whole genome shotgun sequence:
- the sf3b1 gene encoding splicing factor 3B subunit 1 isoform X2 → MLEQNLSKEEREIRQQMVEKAKAGELKVVNGSAASQAAAAAAAAAKRKRRWDQTADQTPSNATPKKVSSWDQADNSAETPGHTPGHTPAHTPSNSRWDETPGRPKGSETPGATPSTRMWDPTPSHTPAGAATPGRDTPGHATPGHGGATGSVRKNRWDETPKTERETPGHGSGWAETPRTDRGDESVGETPTPGASKRKSRWDETPASQMGSSTPLLTPGKTPIGTPAMNMATPTPGHLMSMTPEQLQAWRWEREIDERNRPLTDEELDAMFPEGYKVLPPPAGYVPIRTPARKLSATPTPIGGMTGFHMQVEDRTTKQMNDQPSGNLPFLKPDDIQYFDKLLVEVDESTLSPEEQKERKIMKLLLKIKNGTPPMRKAALRQITDKAREFGAGPLFNQILPLLMSPTLEDQERHLLVKVIDRILYKLDDLVRPYVHKILVVIEPLLIDEDYYARVEGREIISNLAKAAGLATMISTMRPDIDNMDEYVRNTTARAFAVVASALGIPSLLPFLKAVCKSKKSWQARHTGIKIVQQIAILMGCAILPHLRSLVEIIEHGLVDEQQKVRTISALAIAALAEAATPYGIESFDSVLKPLWKGIRQHRGKGLAAFLKAIGYLIPLMDAEYANYYTREVMLILIREFQSPDEEMKKIVLKVVKQCCGTDGVEANYIKTEILPPFFKHFWQHRMALDRRNYRQLVDTTVELANKVGAAEIISRIVDDLKDEAEQYRKMVMETIEKIMGNLGAADIDHKLEEQLIDGILYAFQEQTTEDSVMLNGFGTVVNALGKRVKPYLPQICGTVLWRLNNKSAKVRQQAADLISRTAVVMKTCQEEKLMGHLGVVLYEYLGEEYPEVLGSILGALKAIVNVIGMHKMTPPIKDLLPRLTPILKNRHEKVQENCIDLVGRIADRGAEYVSAREWMRICFELLELLKAHKKAIRRATVNTFGYIAKAIGPHDVLATLLNNLKVQERQNRVCTTVAIAIVAETCSPFTVLPALMNEYRVPELNVQNGVLKSLSFLFEYIGEMGKDYIYAVTPLLEDALMDRDLVHRQTASAVVQHMSLGVYGFGCEDSLNHLLNYVWPNVFETSPHVIQAVMGALEGLRVAIGPCRMLQYCLQGLFHPARKVRDVYWKIYNSIYIGSQDALIAHYPQVYNDEKNMYVRYELDYVL, encoded by the exons ATGTTGGAGCAAAACCTGTCCAAAGAGGAG AGAGAGATTCGTCAGCAGATGGTAGAGAAGGCCAAAGCTGGGGAACTGAAAGTTGTCAACGGGTCCGCTGCCTcccaagctgctgctgctgccgccgccgctgcgAAACGTAAACGCCGCTGGGACCAGACAGCTGACCAAACGCCCTCTAATGCTACACCCAAAAAGGTGTCCAGCTGGGACCAGGCTGACAACTCTGCTGAG ACTCCAGGACACACACCAGGACACACCCCCGCACACACACCTTCAAACAGCCGATGGGATGAAACCCCTGGCCGCCCTAAAGGCAGCGAGACACCAGGGGCCACCCCCAGTACCCGCATGTGGGACCCCACTCCCAGTCACACACCTGCTGGCGCTGCCACCCCTGGCAGAGACACGCCTGGCCACGCCACACCTGGCCATGGTGGAGCCACAGGAAGTGTACGCAAGAACCGCTGGGACGAAACCccaaagacagagagggaaacacCGGGACACGGGAGTGGCTGGGCTGAAACGCCACGCACAGACAGAGGAGATGAGTCGGTGGGCGAGACTCCAACCCCAGGGGCCAGTAAGAGGAAGTCTCGGTGGGATGAAACCCCTGCTAGTCAGATGGGATCCTCAACACCACTACTCACCCCGGGAAAAACTCCCATCGGAACGCCAGCTATGAACATGGCTACCCCAACGCCAG gtcaCCTGATGAGCATGACTCCAGAGCAGTTGCAGGCATGGAGGTGGGAGAGGGAGATTGATGAGAGGAACCGGCCACTCACAGATGAGGAGCTTGACGCCATGTTCCCAGAGGGATACAAG GTCTTGCCTCCACCAGCAGGCTACGTGCCGATCCGTACTCCGGCGCGTAAGCTGTCAGCCACGCCAACCCCCATCGGAGGCATGACGGGCTTCCACATGCAGGTGGAGGACCGCACCACGAAACAGATGAACGACCAGCCCTCAGGAAACCTCCCCTTCCTCAAACCTGATGACATCCAGTATTTTGACAAACTGCTG gtggaggtggatgagtccaCGTTGAGCCCTGAGgagcagaaagagaggaagatcatgaagctgctgctgaagaTTAAAAATGGAACACCGCCCATGAGAAAG GCCGCTCTGCGTCAGATCACAGATAAAGCTCGTGAATTTGGAGCAGGCCCCCTGTTCAATCAGATCCTGCCATTACTCATGTCGCCCACCCTGGAGGACCAGGAGCGCCATCTGCTGGTTAAAGTCATTGACCGCATCCTCTACAAACTTGATGACCTGGTTCGACCATACGTACACAAG ATCCTGGTGGTGATTGAGCCCTTGCTGATTGATGAGGACTACTATGCCAGAGTAGAAGGCAGAGAAATCATCTCAAACTTGGCAAAG GCGGCCGGTTTGGCTACGATGATCTCCACAATGCGACCTGATATCGACAACATGGACGAGTATGTGAGAAACACCACAGCCCGAGCCTTCGCCGTGGTGGCCTCCGCTCTTGGCATTCCCTCCCTCCTACCGTTTCTCAAAGCTGTGTGTAAAAGCAAGAAGTCCTGGCAGGCCCGGCACACAGGCATCAAGATCGTGCAGCAGATCGCCATCCTCATGGGCTGCGCCATTCTGCCCCACCTTCGTAGCTTGGTGGAGATCATCGAACACG GTCTGGTGGACGAGCAGCAGAAGGTGAGGACCATCAGTGCCCTGGCTATAGCTGCCCTCGCTGAAGCCGCTACACCCTACGGTATCGAGTCCTTTGACTCTGTCCTCAAGCCGCTGTGGAAGGGTATCAGACAGCACAGAGGAAAG GGTCTGGCTGCTTTCCTCAAAGCTATCGGTTACCTGATCCCACTGATGGACGCCGAGTATGCAAACTACTACACCAGAGAGGTGATGTTGATCCTCATCCGAGAGTTCCAGTCCCCTgatgaggagatgaagaagattGTGCTCAAG GTGGTGAAGCAGTGTTGTGGCACTGATGGTGTGGAAGCCAACTACATTAAGACTGAGATCCTGCCTCCCTTCTTCAAGCACTTCTGGCAGCACAGGATGGCTCTGGACAGACGCAACTACAGACAG TTGGTGGACACCACTGTGGAGCTGGCCAACAAAGTGGGAGCAGCAGAGATCATTTCTCGCATCGTTGATGACCTGAAAGATGAGGCGGAGCAGTACAGAAAGATGGTGATGGAGACCATTGAGAAAATCATGGGCAACCTGGGTGCAGCCGACATCGACCACAAGCTGGAGGAGCAGTTGATCGACGGTATCCTGTACGCCTTCCAGGAGCAGACAACCGAG GACTCTGTGATGCTGAATGGTTTCGGCACCGTGGTGAACGCCCTCGGGAAGCGTGTGAAGCCCTACCTGCCTCAGATCTGCGGTACGGTGCTGTGGCGTCTCAACAACAAGTCCGCCAAAGTCCGTCAGCAGGCTGCCGACCTGATCTCACGTACCGCCGTGGTCATGAAGACTTGTCAGGAG GAAAAGCTGATGGGTCACTTGGGTGTGGTGCTGTACGAGTACCTGGGAGAGGAGTACCCTGAGGTGTTGGGTAGCATCCTGGGAGCACTGAAGGCCATCGTTAACGTTATCG GTATGCACAAGATGACTCCACCAATCAAAGACCTGCTTCCTCGTTTGACTCCCATCCTGAAGAACAGACATGAGAAAGTGCAGGAGAACTGTATCGACCTGGTGGGCAGGATCGCTGACAG GGGTGCTGAATATGTGTCGGCCAGGGAGTGGATGAGGATTTGCTTTgaactgctggagctgctgaagGCTCACAAAAAAGCCATCCGCAGAGCTACTGTCAACACATTTGGTTATATCGCCAAAGCCATCGG TCCCCACGACGTCTTGGCCACTTTGCTCAATAACCTGAAGGTCCAGGAGCGTCAGAACAGAGTCTGCACGACTGTGGCCATCGCCATCGTCGCCGAGACCTGTTCACCGTTCACGGTGCTGCCGGCGCTCATGAACGAATATCGCGTGCCTGAGCTCAACGTGCAGAACGGCGTGCTCAAGTCCCTCTCCTTCCTGTTCGAGTACATCGGAGAGATGGGCAAAGACTACATCTACGCTGTCACGCCGCTGCTGGAGGACGCACTCATGGACAG AGACCTGGTCCACAGACAGACGGCCAGCGCGGTGGTCCAGCACATGTCTCTGGGCGTATACGGTTTCGGCTGTGAAGACTCCCTCAACCACTTGCTGAACTACGTGTGGCCCAACGTGTTTGAGACGTCGCCTCACGTGATCCAGGCAGTTATGGGCGCCCTGGAGGGGCTGAGGGTCGCCATCGGGCCCTGCCGCATGCTGCAGTACTGCTTACAG GGTTTGTTCCATCCAGCCAGGAAGGTGCGAGACGTCTACTGGAAGATCTACAACTCCATTTACATCGGCTCCCAGGACGCCCTCATCGCTCACTACCCACAAGTCTACAACGACGAGAAGAACATGTACGTCCGCTACGAGCTGGATTACGTCTTGTAA
- the sf3b1 gene encoding splicing factor 3B subunit 1 isoform X1, with amino-acid sequence MQPPINTREEEEEEPEGWIKHTSGVRLEQTSTKMAKIAKTHEDIEAQILEIQGMKATLLEEGEQGVGLDSTGFFDQEIYGGSDSRFAGYVTSIAANEQEDDDEEDSSTSLLGQKKPGYHAPVAILNAIPQSDEQYDPFAEHRPQKIAEREDEYKARRRQMIISPERLDPFADGGKTPDPKLQVRSYVDVMLEQNLSKEEREIRQQMVEKAKAGELKVVNGSAASQAAAAAAAAAKRKRRWDQTADQTPSNATPKKVSSWDQADNSAETPGHTPGHTPAHTPSNSRWDETPGRPKGSETPGATPSTRMWDPTPSHTPAGAATPGRDTPGHATPGHGGATGSVRKNRWDETPKTERETPGHGSGWAETPRTDRGDESVGETPTPGASKRKSRWDETPASQMGSSTPLLTPGKTPIGTPAMNMATPTPGHLMSMTPEQLQAWRWEREIDERNRPLTDEELDAMFPEGYKVLPPPAGYVPIRTPARKLSATPTPIGGMTGFHMQVEDRTTKQMNDQPSGNLPFLKPDDIQYFDKLLVEVDESTLSPEEQKERKIMKLLLKIKNGTPPMRKAALRQITDKAREFGAGPLFNQILPLLMSPTLEDQERHLLVKVIDRILYKLDDLVRPYVHKILVVIEPLLIDEDYYARVEGREIISNLAKAAGLATMISTMRPDIDNMDEYVRNTTARAFAVVASALGIPSLLPFLKAVCKSKKSWQARHTGIKIVQQIAILMGCAILPHLRSLVEIIEHGLVDEQQKVRTISALAIAALAEAATPYGIESFDSVLKPLWKGIRQHRGKGLAAFLKAIGYLIPLMDAEYANYYTREVMLILIREFQSPDEEMKKIVLKVVKQCCGTDGVEANYIKTEILPPFFKHFWQHRMALDRRNYRQLVDTTVELANKVGAAEIISRIVDDLKDEAEQYRKMVMETIEKIMGNLGAADIDHKLEEQLIDGILYAFQEQTTEDSVMLNGFGTVVNALGKRVKPYLPQICGTVLWRLNNKSAKVRQQAADLISRTAVVMKTCQEEKLMGHLGVVLYEYLGEEYPEVLGSILGALKAIVNVIGMHKMTPPIKDLLPRLTPILKNRHEKVQENCIDLVGRIADRGAEYVSAREWMRICFELLELLKAHKKAIRRATVNTFGYIAKAIGPHDVLATLLNNLKVQERQNRVCTTVAIAIVAETCSPFTVLPALMNEYRVPELNVQNGVLKSLSFLFEYIGEMGKDYIYAVTPLLEDALMDRDLVHRQTASAVVQHMSLGVYGFGCEDSLNHLLNYVWPNVFETSPHVIQAVMGALEGLRVAIGPCRMLQYCLQGLFHPARKVRDVYWKIYNSIYIGSQDALIAHYPQVYNDEKNMYVRYELDYVL; translated from the exons ATATCGAGGCCCAGATCCTGGAGATCCAGGGGATGAAGGCCACCCTGCTGGAGGAAGGAGAGCAGGGAGTGGGCCTCGACTCCACTGGATTTTTTGACCAGGAGATCTATGGAGGCAGCGACAGCCGCTTTGCTGGATATGTCACTTCCATCGCTGCCAATGAACAGGAGGAT GACGATGAAGAGGATTCCTCAACAAGCTTGTTGGGACAGAAGAAGCCAGGGTACCATGCACCAGTGGCGATACTCAATGCCATTCCTCAGTCAGACGAGCAA TACGACCCATTTGCAGAGCATCGTCCGCAGAAGATTGCAGAGCGGGAAGATGAATACAAAGCCCGACGCAGACAGATGATCATCTCGCCTGAGCGTCTCGACCCTTTTGCAGACG GGGGCAAAACGCCGGACCCCAAGCTGCAGGTCAGGTCGTATGTGGACGTCATGTTGGAGCAAAACCTGTCCAAAGAGGAG AGAGAGATTCGTCAGCAGATGGTAGAGAAGGCCAAAGCTGGGGAACTGAAAGTTGTCAACGGGTCCGCTGCCTcccaagctgctgctgctgccgccgccgctgcgAAACGTAAACGCCGCTGGGACCAGACAGCTGACCAAACGCCCTCTAATGCTACACCCAAAAAGGTGTCCAGCTGGGACCAGGCTGACAACTCTGCTGAG ACTCCAGGACACACACCAGGACACACCCCCGCACACACACCTTCAAACAGCCGATGGGATGAAACCCCTGGCCGCCCTAAAGGCAGCGAGACACCAGGGGCCACCCCCAGTACCCGCATGTGGGACCCCACTCCCAGTCACACACCTGCTGGCGCTGCCACCCCTGGCAGAGACACGCCTGGCCACGCCACACCTGGCCATGGTGGAGCCACAGGAAGTGTACGCAAGAACCGCTGGGACGAAACCccaaagacagagagggaaacacCGGGACACGGGAGTGGCTGGGCTGAAACGCCACGCACAGACAGAGGAGATGAGTCGGTGGGCGAGACTCCAACCCCAGGGGCCAGTAAGAGGAAGTCTCGGTGGGATGAAACCCCTGCTAGTCAGATGGGATCCTCAACACCACTACTCACCCCGGGAAAAACTCCCATCGGAACGCCAGCTATGAACATGGCTACCCCAACGCCAG gtcaCCTGATGAGCATGACTCCAGAGCAGTTGCAGGCATGGAGGTGGGAGAGGGAGATTGATGAGAGGAACCGGCCACTCACAGATGAGGAGCTTGACGCCATGTTCCCAGAGGGATACAAG GTCTTGCCTCCACCAGCAGGCTACGTGCCGATCCGTACTCCGGCGCGTAAGCTGTCAGCCACGCCAACCCCCATCGGAGGCATGACGGGCTTCCACATGCAGGTGGAGGACCGCACCACGAAACAGATGAACGACCAGCCCTCAGGAAACCTCCCCTTCCTCAAACCTGATGACATCCAGTATTTTGACAAACTGCTG gtggaggtggatgagtccaCGTTGAGCCCTGAGgagcagaaagagaggaagatcatgaagctgctgctgaagaTTAAAAATGGAACACCGCCCATGAGAAAG GCCGCTCTGCGTCAGATCACAGATAAAGCTCGTGAATTTGGAGCAGGCCCCCTGTTCAATCAGATCCTGCCATTACTCATGTCGCCCACCCTGGAGGACCAGGAGCGCCATCTGCTGGTTAAAGTCATTGACCGCATCCTCTACAAACTTGATGACCTGGTTCGACCATACGTACACAAG ATCCTGGTGGTGATTGAGCCCTTGCTGATTGATGAGGACTACTATGCCAGAGTAGAAGGCAGAGAAATCATCTCAAACTTGGCAAAG GCGGCCGGTTTGGCTACGATGATCTCCACAATGCGACCTGATATCGACAACATGGACGAGTATGTGAGAAACACCACAGCCCGAGCCTTCGCCGTGGTGGCCTCCGCTCTTGGCATTCCCTCCCTCCTACCGTTTCTCAAAGCTGTGTGTAAAAGCAAGAAGTCCTGGCAGGCCCGGCACACAGGCATCAAGATCGTGCAGCAGATCGCCATCCTCATGGGCTGCGCCATTCTGCCCCACCTTCGTAGCTTGGTGGAGATCATCGAACACG GTCTGGTGGACGAGCAGCAGAAGGTGAGGACCATCAGTGCCCTGGCTATAGCTGCCCTCGCTGAAGCCGCTACACCCTACGGTATCGAGTCCTTTGACTCTGTCCTCAAGCCGCTGTGGAAGGGTATCAGACAGCACAGAGGAAAG GGTCTGGCTGCTTTCCTCAAAGCTATCGGTTACCTGATCCCACTGATGGACGCCGAGTATGCAAACTACTACACCAGAGAGGTGATGTTGATCCTCATCCGAGAGTTCCAGTCCCCTgatgaggagatgaagaagattGTGCTCAAG GTGGTGAAGCAGTGTTGTGGCACTGATGGTGTGGAAGCCAACTACATTAAGACTGAGATCCTGCCTCCCTTCTTCAAGCACTTCTGGCAGCACAGGATGGCTCTGGACAGACGCAACTACAGACAG TTGGTGGACACCACTGTGGAGCTGGCCAACAAAGTGGGAGCAGCAGAGATCATTTCTCGCATCGTTGATGACCTGAAAGATGAGGCGGAGCAGTACAGAAAGATGGTGATGGAGACCATTGAGAAAATCATGGGCAACCTGGGTGCAGCCGACATCGACCACAAGCTGGAGGAGCAGTTGATCGACGGTATCCTGTACGCCTTCCAGGAGCAGACAACCGAG GACTCTGTGATGCTGAATGGTTTCGGCACCGTGGTGAACGCCCTCGGGAAGCGTGTGAAGCCCTACCTGCCTCAGATCTGCGGTACGGTGCTGTGGCGTCTCAACAACAAGTCCGCCAAAGTCCGTCAGCAGGCTGCCGACCTGATCTCACGTACCGCCGTGGTCATGAAGACTTGTCAGGAG GAAAAGCTGATGGGTCACTTGGGTGTGGTGCTGTACGAGTACCTGGGAGAGGAGTACCCTGAGGTGTTGGGTAGCATCCTGGGAGCACTGAAGGCCATCGTTAACGTTATCG GTATGCACAAGATGACTCCACCAATCAAAGACCTGCTTCCTCGTTTGACTCCCATCCTGAAGAACAGACATGAGAAAGTGCAGGAGAACTGTATCGACCTGGTGGGCAGGATCGCTGACAG GGGTGCTGAATATGTGTCGGCCAGGGAGTGGATGAGGATTTGCTTTgaactgctggagctgctgaagGCTCACAAAAAAGCCATCCGCAGAGCTACTGTCAACACATTTGGTTATATCGCCAAAGCCATCGG TCCCCACGACGTCTTGGCCACTTTGCTCAATAACCTGAAGGTCCAGGAGCGTCAGAACAGAGTCTGCACGACTGTGGCCATCGCCATCGTCGCCGAGACCTGTTCACCGTTCACGGTGCTGCCGGCGCTCATGAACGAATATCGCGTGCCTGAGCTCAACGTGCAGAACGGCGTGCTCAAGTCCCTCTCCTTCCTGTTCGAGTACATCGGAGAGATGGGCAAAGACTACATCTACGCTGTCACGCCGCTGCTGGAGGACGCACTCATGGACAG AGACCTGGTCCACAGACAGACGGCCAGCGCGGTGGTCCAGCACATGTCTCTGGGCGTATACGGTTTCGGCTGTGAAGACTCCCTCAACCACTTGCTGAACTACGTGTGGCCCAACGTGTTTGAGACGTCGCCTCACGTGATCCAGGCAGTTATGGGCGCCCTGGAGGGGCTGAGGGTCGCCATCGGGCCCTGCCGCATGCTGCAGTACTGCTTACAG GGTTTGTTCCATCCAGCCAGGAAGGTGCGAGACGTCTACTGGAAGATCTACAACTCCATTTACATCGGCTCCCAGGACGCCCTCATCGCTCACTACCCACAAGTCTACAACGACGAGAAGAACATGTACGTCCGCTACGAGCTGGATTACGTCTTGTAA